The following are encoded in a window of Paenibacillus polymyxa genomic DNA:
- the dnaX gene encoding DNA polymerase III subunit gamma/tau — MEHIALYRAWRPQAFKDMVGQQHIIQTLQNAIRENRTSHAYLFSGPRGTGKTSAAKILAKAINCEHGPAPEPCNECEACKRITAGAVMDVQEIDAASNRGVEEIRDLRDKVKYAPTEVRHKVYIIDEVHMLTTEAFNALLKTLEEPPPHVMFILATTEPHRIPATIISRCQRFDFRRVSLEEQTERLDLICQQENIQADSDALQYIARLSDGGMRDAVSVLDQISSFTDGRVTYQQVLDMTGGIASEQFGKLALALLKEDVGTVLQMIENFMQEGKSADKCMENLLYYFRDLLMIKMVPQATKMTERVLDPERFKEVADAFTKEQLFAMIDTLNRYQSEMKYAVQPQTLFEVALLKLCSIPGEAGAGVQPAAQRSGAAAELEDVVMLKRQLAELEKKLERALQGGLGAGAGQEASSGGRQASGGRAPAPRISAPAKLPSQLDRYIAEKSSEAFAAAGRKWSQILQGVKEAKVTVHAWFMDGEPVSVLEDSVLVAFKNNIHRETTEKPANKQVIEKVLHEQLGHPYRLVTMMQKDWNAAIEGVSDQPAEELQLEPEHDTPGKSKEPWIDEAIQLFGEDLVVIKD; from the coding sequence TTGGAACATATAGCGTTGTACCGTGCTTGGCGGCCGCAGGCTTTCAAGGACATGGTAGGACAACAGCATATTATCCAGACATTGCAGAATGCCATCCGCGAAAATCGCACGTCCCATGCCTACTTGTTCAGCGGTCCACGAGGAACAGGTAAGACGAGTGCGGCCAAAATTTTGGCCAAGGCTATCAACTGTGAGCATGGACCTGCGCCGGAACCTTGCAACGAATGCGAAGCCTGTAAACGGATCACGGCCGGAGCGGTCATGGATGTACAGGAGATTGATGCAGCCTCCAACCGGGGCGTTGAAGAGATTCGTGATTTGCGCGATAAAGTCAAATATGCGCCCACAGAAGTGCGGCACAAGGTTTATATCATTGATGAAGTGCACATGCTGACGACGGAAGCGTTCAATGCGCTGCTCAAGACACTAGAAGAGCCGCCGCCACACGTGATGTTCATATTGGCTACGACTGAACCACATCGGATTCCGGCGACAATTATTTCGCGTTGCCAGCGGTTTGACTTCCGGCGGGTATCGCTGGAAGAACAGACGGAGCGGCTTGACCTGATATGTCAACAGGAGAACATACAGGCTGATTCAGATGCACTGCAGTACATTGCGCGTCTTTCAGATGGCGGGATGCGAGATGCAGTTAGCGTTTTGGACCAGATATCCTCGTTTACAGATGGTCGGGTTACTTATCAGCAGGTGCTGGATATGACGGGGGGTATTGCGTCCGAGCAATTCGGTAAGCTTGCCTTGGCATTGCTGAAAGAAGATGTGGGCACGGTGCTCCAAATGATCGAGAACTTTATGCAGGAAGGTAAAAGTGCGGATAAGTGCATGGAGAATCTTCTGTACTATTTCCGAGACCTGCTAATGATCAAGATGGTGCCTCAGGCGACCAAAATGACGGAGCGAGTGCTAGATCCAGAGCGATTTAAGGAAGTGGCAGATGCTTTTACCAAGGAGCAACTCTTTGCGATGATTGACACCCTTAATCGTTATCAGAGCGAGATGAAATATGCCGTTCAGCCTCAAACTTTGTTTGAGGTAGCTCTGTTGAAACTATGCAGTATTCCGGGGGAAGCAGGAGCTGGTGTTCAGCCGGCCGCACAGCGCTCTGGTGCTGCAGCTGAGCTGGAAGATGTGGTAATGTTGAAGCGCCAGCTTGCTGAGTTGGAAAAGAAACTGGAGCGCGCGCTGCAAGGTGGATTGGGCGCTGGAGCGGGACAGGAAGCATCGTCGGGTGGTCGTCAGGCTTCCGGTGGTCGTGCCCCTGCTCCGCGGATTTCAGCGCCGGCCAAACTCCCCTCTCAGTTGGATCGCTATATCGCTGAGAAGTCGAGCGAAGCATTCGCAGCAGCGGGGCGTAAGTGGAGTCAGATTTTACAAGGGGTAAAAGAGGCGAAAGTTACGGTTCATGCCTGGTTTATGGACGGTGAGCCAGTTTCTGTGTTAGAGGACAGTGTACTGGTCGCATTTAAGAACAATATTCATCGTGAAACTACCGAAAAGCCTGCCAATAAGCAGGTCATCGAGAAAGTATTGCATGAGCAGTTGGGCCATCCTTATCGTTTAGTAACGATGATGCAAAAGGATTGGAATGCTGCGATTGAAGGAGTTTCCGACCAGCCTGCCGAAGAATTGCAACTGGAGCCGGAGCATGATACGCCGGGAAAGTCCAAGGAGCCCTGGATTGATGAAGCTATTCAACTTTTCGGGGAAGATCTGGTAGTCATTAAAGATTAA
- a CDS encoding YbaB/EbfC family nucleoid-associated protein: MNNMNQMMKQVKKMQEQMLKAQEELGGKVIEGTSGGGVVTVEVNGHKKVLSITIKPEAVDPDDVEMLQDLVLTAVNDALSKADELANDDMGKFTGGMKIPGLF; this comes from the coding sequence ATGAACAATATGAACCAAATGATGAAGCAAGTGAAAAAAATGCAGGAACAAATGCTGAAAGCCCAAGAGGAACTTGGCGGAAAAGTAATCGAAGGTACTTCTGGCGGCGGTGTTGTGACGGTGGAGGTAAATGGACATAAAAAAGTGTTGTCCATCACGATCAAACCGGAAGCCGTAGATCCTGATGATGTAGAAATGCTGCAAGATCTTGTACTGACTGCAGTCAATGATGCTTTGTCCAAAGCAGATGAACTGGCTAATGATGATATGGGTAAATTTACAGGCGGCATGAAAATTCCGGGCTTGTTCTAG
- the recR gene encoding recombination mediator RecR, with protein sequence MYYPEPIAKLIDAFTRLPGVGPKTAARLAFHVLKMKEDDVIDFAKALVNVKRNLHFCSVCGNITDTDPCRICQDKTRDASVICVVQDSKDLVAMERTKEFNGFYHVLHGAISPMEGIGPEDIKLKELLNRLSDERVKELILATNPNIEGEATAMYISRLVRPFEIRVTRIAHGLPVGGDLEYADEVTLSKALEGRRELN encoded by the coding sequence TTGTATTATCCGGAGCCGATTGCAAAGCTAATTGATGCTTTTACGCGCCTGCCGGGAGTAGGGCCGAAGACGGCTGCCCGGTTGGCCTTTCACGTACTGAAAATGAAGGAAGATGATGTGATTGACTTTGCCAAGGCACTGGTCAATGTAAAACGCAATCTGCACTTCTGTTCAGTCTGCGGCAACATTACGGATACGGACCCTTGTCGGATCTGTCAGGATAAGACGAGGGATGCTTCCGTCATTTGTGTTGTTCAGGATTCCAAGGATTTGGTGGCTATGGAGCGTACCAAGGAGTTTAATGGTTTTTACCATGTGCTTCACGGGGCGATATCTCCTATGGAGGGAATTGGTCCTGAGGATATCAAACTCAAGGAATTGCTGAACAGGCTCAGTGATGAACGCGTCAAGGAGCTGATTTTAGCTACGAACCCGAATATTGAAGGAGAGGCCACGGCCATGTACATTTCTCGGCTAGTGCGTCCTTTTGAAATCAGGGTTACTCGTATTGCTCACGGATTGCCAGTGGGTGGAGATTTGGAGTATGCTGACGAGGTTACCCTGTCCAAAGCGTTAGAAGGCCGTAGAGAGCTCAATTAA
- a CDS encoding DUF2508 family protein codes for MWERMKQNFRRQENGKSEAEYRQELFAQIRASHAEWLRAHRLFHEATGKDEIDYAIFVLEAAERKYQIHLKSAKQQGLHRFHLPADEPGYANDTDRVHKRRAE; via the coding sequence ATGTGGGAACGGATGAAACAAAATTTCCGTCGTCAGGAGAATGGCAAATCAGAAGCGGAGTATCGGCAGGAGTTGTTTGCCCAGATTCGGGCTTCGCATGCGGAATGGTTAAGAGCGCATCGTTTATTTCATGAAGCAACGGGTAAAGATGAGATCGACTACGCTATATTTGTTCTAGAAGCTGCAGAACGTAAATATCAGATACATTTAAAAAGTGCGAAACAGCAAGGCCTGCATCGTTTCCATCTGCCTGCAGATGAACCGGGGTATGCCAATGATACGGATCGTGTTCACAAGCGGAGAGCTGAATGA
- a CDS encoding pro-sigmaK processing inhibitor BofA family protein, whose protein sequence is MKGAVWLVLIACVGMLLFLILKKRLGISWLVVFGAHMGLAAIALYVINYSGWITQVYIPINPVTMGAVTILGLPGIVLLLGLKIVLFGQAI, encoded by the coding sequence ATGAAAGGGGCGGTCTGGCTTGTTTTGATTGCCTGTGTCGGGATGTTACTATTTCTAATCTTAAAAAAACGTTTGGGTATCAGCTGGCTTGTAGTATTCGGGGCACATATGGGCCTGGCAGCCATCGCATTGTATGTTATCAATTATTCAGGGTGGATTACGCAGGTGTACATCCCGATCAATCCAGTGACAATGGGGGCGGTAACGATATTAGGTTTGCCTGGGATTGTCCTTTTACTGGGATTGAAAATAGTATTATTCGGACAGGCTATATGA